The Narcine bancroftii isolate sNarBan1 unplaced genomic scaffold, sNarBan1.hap1 Scaffold_152, whole genome shotgun sequence genome includes the window TTACCATCGTTAGTTCTCCCATTACAACCAAGACAAGTCATCACCATGGTTTAATAGGGAATGCAGATGCACATGAGGTGCCAGACTGATAATCTTACAACATTGGACAGTGGGcaggcaatgcagaaaaaaaaataacattccaaagacagaatTAACCGCTGATGAAATTTGAGCTCTGTCATCCTTCCGGCTGGATCATGAACAGTAAACAGGAAAAGAGGGACCAAgggtctcctcattctcagtggAGGTAGTCCTCAGCTTCTGAATAACAAAGTTGGGGTTAAGACACTTTCTAGCATGTTCCATCAGGTTCTTCCGACACCATCACAGAAATCACTTTCACCCCATTTATTTTACTTTGGAACACCAAGTGCaaataggaccagactccatcaCATTCGAAGTACTGAAGAAGTTCAGTCTAGATTTTTTTGCACCTCTTGTCACAGTTGATCCACTGACATCCTTCTGACAAAGTGGCAAATTCTTCTGGTATCTGGTCCATCTACCAAAAGCAGGACAGAGCCATACTTTAATAATCAGCTGCCCGATGGAAAGTGTGGCCCACACACTGTGACATAAAGTGGCATTGTTCACCAATAACCTGCATAATGGtacttcatttgggtgttgtcacatgactccaggtctccttctcactgtggtCCTAACATAGACCAGCCATTTTGAGTACTGTAATTACCAAAGCAGATCAGAGGCTACCTGTCAAGCAGTAGGTGGCGAACCTTTGCTCCGCACTTGACTGGATGAGCACAATTCCCAAAGGGCCCAAGGACCTTAACAGCAGAGCAAAGCAGTTGGCTTGATTGGccctccattcattctctccactgaggTGGTCCTGTATCCTATCAACGGAGTGAACGACATCTACTCGACTCCAAGAATATGTCCAAAGAGGTGCCACCTGACATGGACAGGGACGTGCGGTAGGTCTGTAGGAACATTACTACCTGCTGATTCCCCTTTACACTCCTATCCCTTCTCAGGGGCTAAATTCAGAACTCCCAACCTTATAACTTTGTAGAAAGACCTTGACAAGTAGCATGACAGCTATTCAAGAAGGTGGTCCATGATGACATTGCCGGCAGTGAGGCAGAACTAATCAGTTTGGGCCCTGGCAGGGACACCTGCATCTTGAAGTACTAATGTGAAAATGATAATTACCCAGAATGTTTTCACTAAAATGGGGATAGATTTTCATGTTTGTCATTCCTTAATATGCAGTGCTCAAGTCAGATTTTCATCGTTAAAAAAGAGCAAAGATCTTTAAACATTTGCCAATTGGTCTTATCTTCTTTTCGTAAAGCATTGCTTAACATGTATGCAAATTATTGCCCTGTGTGTGCTTGACAGCCTGGTTTGTTTTGGAATAAGGCGACTTGAATAAAGTCTTGTAAAATCCAAAGGATGTTGAACaaaaaggtaaagataaatacaataaagtcaccgttatgtctctgtgtgggaggcttcttaaatagcagaagtaaaatctcttctgctatttgaatcttgcatcttcttagagatgcaagattcaaatagcagaagagattttacttattgatgccttccaccatgccaGGAAATGTTCATACTCACATAGACATGCACCCCACATTGGTGCACGACATTTACGACAGTGAGACGGGTGTGTTATCTCGTCAGGATCATGTGAACTCTTTTGTAACTTCctaggaatacacccttctcactgtggtaaCCGTCGTGCACTACTGGGGGGCACCTATACATGAgtatgagtgtgaacagtttcctgagatggtagaaggcatcagtaagtaaactcccttctgttatttgaatcttgcatctctaagttatttaagaatcctCCCAGGTAACACGGAGACAGAACATGTTGGCAGTGGTCGGTctgagagaacaagaataaaactataaaatggattggaagtgactgaaatctgaaggggaagaagagaaaaagtacacctgaaaatgaatggctggtgcaacagcagttcacccagtgatggacgggaggcTGAAGATATTGTTGAATCGTTGAAAACGTTTCAGCAGATGTACAATTTAGCagtgaaaagctattttaaaaatgcaacagcgagGAGAAGGTTAGTGCTATACATGTCTGGATAGGGGAGCCAGGccgtgacttatttaatagctgagagcttacggggtggagaaaaatgatccagagcagatatttgcaaaggttgtttctcaccttgaactcagctctaatcctagacttgaatgcaatgaatttcaaggttttgtgtaagagactgatgagactgtTACTAACTTCCTTACTACACCAAAAAttaatgctgcaaaatgcagatggaaggatatagaggaaagattagctgaTCCACTAATATGCCCATCCTgaatgcaaaagtctcttatagggaaggatagcttgaaactGGCCAAAGATATAGAAACAGGCAGAGTCTTCGAATCCACgaggacacaaatgaaatccctatcaatgcagacccacccacagcaaagtgaaggaagggttgatgctataaaaaatacaatcagaaaagtgccacccccaggacctgtaggaagggcagcagacaacacccctccgtgaccaaaatgattgccccgcatatggttctgaatgtggagcctacggcatagcaaaccactgggcgaagatgtgcaagtctggggtgaaggaaacagtgataccagtgaagaaaaaaagacaagaagatccaccatctcttgaaactgttcacacactcatatacatagacatccaccccacagtggtgcacgacagttactacagtgagaagggtgtattcttacacagttacaaattAGTTCACATTCTCATGACTAGATCACAGTCAACTCTAGTTAGATTTCACGTGTTCTCTTTTAAAtcatgaaagaatattaaatCCCTGAATGGAAAGATAAGGATGAGATCATTCAAATGACAAAAGTTTAATGTGCTTAAGTTTAAAGTAAGTCTGTTTGACGGGGAAGGGACTGTGTACAAATACTGAAGGAgaggatttattttcttgtcagtcaaattaaatatggaatataTTCTACTCCATCTCAGCAGGATTCATCCTTTGACACAAGCAAAGAATTGTAGATCAAGGTAGTTGATTAAACCTCCGAAAGCATAAAACCATTTAGATTTCTGGACTTGAAGTACGTTTCCTGTGTGTATTTAAGAGTGTTTTGGTaccctgatttttaataaattgggaaacctgaatattttatttcaattgcaaatgCAATAAATAGAAACCTTACCTCCCCCAAGACAACTTGGAGCAATAAAAATGAACCtaggattgtttcttttctaggAACATCACCAAAAGTTGTCCCGGAAAGAGCAAGAGTTGGTTTTGGCCACAGAGGCAGCTCAGACTTTCCTGGAACAAAATGTCCAGGACCCTTTGCGAGACGAGGAAGTTGCACTGCAGGAGATCTTGAATGTCTTGATGGAGGAGTACGAATCCGCTTTATCAAgtgcagattctcaattaaacgtGATTGAGGATCTGCATCTAGAATTGCAGAAGTTCCGAAAAGGTGAgagaaagtattcatttattttccagattacTATAAAATACTATTTACTGAGAGTTGAAAAGAATTCTAAGTAAGACAACAGAAAGCTACATGTGGTTTGGAATAACCCCAACTTGTAATTATTACAGGATCCTGTCAATGTATCGAAGTCTAGATAATCTGGTATTTTTTGACCATTTTGAatgctttaaaacatttaactatTTGACCATTATATTCCTTTAAACAGATCACGATGAATTTGAAACATTCATGAGTTATTTGGAGAAGGAACTAACAAAGATTAAAGCTGGGGAATTTGACTCCACGTCATTGACATTCAAACTTAAGAAGCAGCAATTCCTCTTCAAAGATCTTCAATTTCACAAAGGGGATCTAAGACACCTCAGACGATCTTGGAAAAGTGTCATCGATGCTGCCTTTCACTTTGAATTCAGGAATGCAATTGAAAGCTACAAGATCCAAATTGATCCTGATGCCATAAGCCAACATGTGGAGGAGACGGTTGAGAGCGCCGATGCTCGCTTCAACACACTTCGATCAGAAGTATGAcatatcttcattttttttttagattaatagCATTTAAACTCCAATTTTACTTAAGATCAGTAACttgagagcattttgatagaCTGAGCAACTTGTGTAAGTTTTAGTCTTAGAAGAGTGGCTCTGGAAAAGGTTTGCGGCTGTTATTAATAATACCCATGAAGAACAGGAACAATGATTAAATCTTTCCAGTATTGTGGAGCTCTCTTGGTGGCCGAACTCACTCAAGTTGGACAGAGACCATTGCAGAAAATAAGTCGTGATCTCATttccttttaataaaatcaaatgtcgAACAGATCATAACTGGCGAAGATTTTCCAGACTGGCCTCCCACGTGTATTTGTCACTGAACAAGGTGTAATGTGTCCAATCCACAAAGGTCACATCGCTGGTTCAATATTCCTAAACTCAACGGTGAGGCTTGAATGGCATAACAGAAATGCAGCATGTTCGGCTGGAACAAGCCCAGCCCCAAAAGAATTTCTGTCTAATCTTCACTGACACACTAAATTTGTGAAGGTTTTCAATGCTTCTGATATATTCCTGACTATcagtttattttgaaagcaaactcaaaatattaattaaaagatttattgacataataagaaaatggaacagtatggcagggtaacaggcatttcacctttggtgagaagtgaacattgcctttttgtctgtgaccctcaaaaaacttgatgcagggaacaaaaaaaattatagttggcATAAGTGATGGACCAGTAATGTATCGCTTGACTCATTTTGGATCGATTGGACACTCGATATTTGATAGCATCACAAAatcgtacattttaaaaatccacatactcattcatttctttcactctATAGTGCATTGGACTTGGATCCCGTCTTGGCAAAAAGTTGTTTGAACAATGGCAAGAGAAGGCAGATGAGCTGCGTTTGTGGCTAGAGAGAATTGAAACAGAAAGACGAATGGTTCAGCTGGAGGCCATCTCTAATCCAGAAATCTTGCAGCAAGAACTTGAAAATATCATGGTAAATTAAAGTTGTTATTTCATAAATCACTGTGTAATGTTGCTTAATCTAATTTACGAGTAGAATAATTAATGCTTTGAAATAATGTTAATGTGCACATCCAATAACAGTGGTGaaggccacatgggaggttgtaagtttggcacctgaaataggaagttgagctccattcattccaccttgatcaggttttaatgggagcctgatgaagatccaacagccaatttgcttccagatggtgggggcaagattggaaactgtaacaaagaagccaaacagttctgctctcattgtgtgtctattttcagtaTGGGTTTCCTCAGACCTTATCCATGTTTAATGGGGGCCTGGTGACTAAGGATATGGTGGCAGAATTTTGGACGACCTCCAAGATTATAACAGCAGAGCAAAAAATCTCAGCAAATCATTAATGGGATCATCAGGTGCAGAGACGATAACTCCATAGATGGGGGTTTCAGGAACaggggaagggaggtgggaggaaagtggtgatttggagcacatttggaggtaagatttgtttgcaaagtggcagagattgatttattccaaagaagtattcgaaccatagaaccttacaatattacagaacagaaacaggcccctttggcccttcttgtctgttccGAACCCTTTTTCTGCCGAGGCCCTCTgacacacccagtccatagccctccatacctctcccatccatgtaccagtccaaattcttttcaaattaaaaattgagcccacagtcaccacttcaacggacagcttgttccactctcccacctcttcactctgtgtgaagacgttctccctcatgttccccctaaatttatccccttcacccttaccccatgtcctctggtttgtatttcacttgctctcagtggaacaagcctacctatatttactctgtcctccacatcattttaaatctctctctcaattcttccctcattctacactccagggaataaaatcataacctgtttaaccttttcctacaactctgctcctgacgtccaggccacatctaagtcaatctctgcacaattgccatccttcctgcagttaggtgatccaaactgcacacaataatccaaattgggtctcaccaatgaaaattagactttatcctttgattgatcaaggtcaatgtgccaaaagttctcttttcaaccctatccacatgtgacaccattttcagagaatgaggtgtctgtattcccagatccctctgttctatcgtactcctcactgcccgactggttaccatgtatgtcctttcttggcttgtccttccaaaatgcaacacctcacactcatctgcattaaattctatcttccatttttcagcccatgtttccaacaggtccagatccctctgcaagctttgaaaaccttctttactgtccacaacacctccaatcctagtgtcacctgcaaacttgctgatccaatttaccgcatTATCAACCAGATAGCCTTTCTATCTTCATTGAGGATAACTTCATTgaggatttttcttgcattttctatactcttcaagcacctcatttgctctgtgatgtctaTACCTGCTGCACACCTCTCTACTTCCAAATGATTCCTAAGCCtgttaatcttgacaggaacatgcaaagtctgtactttccaaatttcacctttgtaggtcTTCCACTGACCCCGCATATACTTTTCCAGGTCAACACCTTctcaatcctttctcatttcctcaaaattggcctttctgcaatttagaacctcaatccgagtcccagacctatccttctccatcattaactaaactaatggcatcatgttgaCTGGAGTTGATGTTTGAGGAATTGGAATTTGAATCAGAAAGACAAATCACTAGTTCCAGTTTTGCTTTTCTGAAGTGGAGGGCTTTTCTGCTCATGCAGTCAGAGAAAAGTCGGACCATTTATTGCAGTAAATGGCCTGGGATTGATGGTCATGGAGAAAAGCTGTGgtcgagaggagtcacgtgatggagtagtagccggacggtgaactccagccctctccagaaaagtcgggaaaaacaaaggaaaacacaaaggaacagaaataaaagttacagaaaagtgagtataaaggtggaaagaagatggcgactaaaaaagaaaaattgaaagcaacggtaagaagagaggaagagaagacaaaggaggaaaaaggtgaaggccttacctgtccgaagaggcccgctgcggagagagaaactcgctccctcaggtcggtaaataatggactacaaaaatggctcgctgagccgagtaaaagtgcgcaaccgcgcatgcgcgaggaatcgcgcatgcgcgatgcgaatgaaaaaaacacaccgacgggaggggggaccagctggggtgtcgatctccacagccggcaacgacagctgcagaacacctgcagcaagaagagaccacagaagacaatagaaacaagaaagaagagaaggaaagggcaaaaaagaaacaacagatggccaacccagaggaagaagaagaggaagagggagagtacagtgaaatagaagaagtaaagaaaggcaagataaagaaggtactttctcttattaaaggatacatggagtcatttaaagaatggcaaacacaggaatttaatgatttaagaaaaagaataaacaacacagaagagaaaatgaataaaatagagatgaccttaacagaaatgggaaagaaaatggacaagatggaagagcgggcagtagcagcagaaatggaggtagaagacttaaaaaagaaattggaggaatctaataaaaaaactaaagagacacaagaactactagctcaaaaaatagatacaatggaaaattataacagaagaaataacataaagatagtgggccttaaggaagatgaagaaggcaagaatatgagggagtttataaaagagtggatccctaagaccctaggatgtccagaactacagcaagaaatggaaatagaaagggcacatagagtattggcctctaaaccacaaccacaacaaaaaccaagatctattgtagtaaaattcctaagatatactacaagagaaaaggtactggagaagacaatggaaaaagtaagagagggcaacaaaccactggagtataaagggcaaaaaatcttcatttatccagatataagttttgaactcctaaagaagagaaaagagttcaatacagcaaagacgattttatggaagaaagggtataaatttatactaaagcatccagcggtattgaaaatatttattccaggacaacaaaacagactattctcggatccagaagaagcacaaaaatttgcagaacaattacaaaaatagactgagggaggaagacgggtaatgagagtaaaaatgatcacgattgatatgtatgtgggtaaagacaaaaatagactgagggatgaagacgggtaatgagagtaaaaatgatcacgattgatatgtatgcgggtaaagaggtataagagtgaatagagacaatgtgcatacgtgaatgtatctgtacttagaggaaaatatagatagtatagacaagaattaataagggaaggtaatggaatagagagaataaggagggaattaaaagagtgacctttgtgacatatgaaaagtgaaatcttttctggggggggcggggtggggggaaatagcggtcactgcaaaatcagttgacgcttgcgagtggattcgcaaatccaaatggagaggggagatgtggttgtccgacaagggataaaggacaactcaggaggggaaggggagattggggataaataagatagaaataggagaataaggaaaatgttggatgttgtaggaatgttgtcttataaagagttgaaaataagaaaacagaaatggaaaaggaggaaaggtaatgatggaaaaacggaaagagaagataaacaaaatataaaagggctacgctgaactatatgactttaaatattaatggaatacataaccaaattaaaaggaagaaactactaaatttaaatgaataaatgtattccattagaaaaaataacatataggttaagaaataatattgaaatattcgaacaagtataggagccttacattaaatacaatagtgagaacctaccggggacaaacattacctaagttgatggaaggagaaggaaagaaaagaatggactcagtagaatttctggtgtatttttgttgaatgacaacattgtctgactggcttaatgcaacctagattgtatacctaaaatggatgagggggggggtgggggggtggcttgggaggaggggggggggagaaaaagtcactgtatatgtgtgaaaaagaaatagtgtatatcatggctaatgtgatttagggtgtgaaaaataaaaaaaattaaaaaataaaagagaaaagctGTGGTCCATTAAGTGCTCGTGGGAATAGGAGTTGCAAATGGGTCAGATTGCTGAGGGAGAACACATATTTACTTTTGAAGGATGATGGATTGGGGAGAGGGGTCATCCGGAGTAAAAGTAGACGG containing:
- the LOC138750466 gene encoding microtubule-actin cross-linking factor 1-like isoform X3, with the protein product MEEEDDAMGSFAEMGERLNDHQQGLKEHHQKLSRKEQELVLATEAAQTFLEQNVQDPLRDEEVALQEILNVLMEEYESALSSADSQLNVIEDLHLELQKFRKDHDEFETFMSYLEKELTKIKAGEFDSTSLTFKLKKQQFLFKDLQFHKGDLRHLRRSWKSVIDAAFHFEFRNAIESYKIQIDPDAISQHVEETVESADARFNTLRSECIGLGSRLGKKLFEQWQEKADELRLWLERIETERRMVQLEAISNPEILQQELENIMVLQGEISEHEDGVEKLQEAAKCLLSLSIDVVPNVLQLRKTTATIEQRFQLLREETSEQKRTLERTNVQVEDLEDS
- the LOC138750466 gene encoding microtubule-actin cross-linking factor 1-like isoform X1, whose protein sequence is MGNALCCLRVARVAGEEEQSRRSLTPRKRMTCNCCKKIRGRWFHSRVAAEESSDFNVDRREENTQQETTEDHLQKHKKTVGDLLKWLAVEGHYGVHITEDEFYALGDGFQMEEEDDAMGSFAEMGERLNDHQQGLKEHHQKLSRKEQELVLATEAAQTFLEQNVQDPLRDEEVALQEILNVLMEEYESALSSADSQLNVIEDLHLELQKFRKDHDEFETFMSYLEKELTKIKAGEFDSTSLTFKLKKQQFLFKDLQFHKGDLRHLRRSWKSVIDAAFHFEFRNAIESYKIQIDPDAISQHVEETVESADARFNTLRSECIGLGSRLGKKLFEQWQEKADELRLWLERIETERRMVQLEAISNPEILQQELENIMVLQGEISEHEDGVEKLQEAAKCLLSLSIDVVPNVLQLRKTTATIEQRFQLLREETSEQKRTLERTNVQVEDLEDS
- the LOC138750466 gene encoding microtubule-actin cross-linking factor 1-like isoform X2 gives rise to the protein MYALLQNKMPKSDIYKVRSKRKKDLSVLISQDDWMTLCEDSVTKPVNETTEDHLQKHKKTVGDLLKWLAVEGHYGVHITEDEFYALGDGFQMEEEDDAMGSFAEMGERLNDHQQGLKEHHQKLSRKEQELVLATEAAQTFLEQNVQDPLRDEEVALQEILNVLMEEYESALSSADSQLNVIEDLHLELQKFRKDHDEFETFMSYLEKELTKIKAGEFDSTSLTFKLKKQQFLFKDLQFHKGDLRHLRRSWKSVIDAAFHFEFRNAIESYKIQIDPDAISQHVEETVESADARFNTLRSECIGLGSRLGKKLFEQWQEKADELRLWLERIETERRMVQLEAISNPEILQQELENIMVLQGEISEHEDGVEKLQEAAKCLLSLSIDVVPNVLQLRKTTATIEQRFQLLREETSEQKRTLERTNVQVEDLEDS